In Papio anubis isolate 15944 chromosome 17, Panubis1.0, whole genome shotgun sequence, the following are encoded in one genomic region:
- the CDC42EP4 gene encoding cdc42 effector protein 4, giving the protein MPILKQLVSSSVHSKRRSRVDLTAEMISAPLGDFRHTMHVGRAGDAFGDTSFLNSKAGEPDGESLDEQASSSSSKRSLLSRKFRGSKRSQSVTRGEREQRDMLGSLRDSALFVKNAMSLPQLNEKEAAEKGTSKLPKSLSSSPVKKANGGEGGDEEAGMEEAVPRRNGAAGPHSPDPLLDEQAFGDLADLPVVPKATYGLKHAESIMSFHIDLGPSMLGDVLSIMDKEEWDPEEEEGGYHGDEGATGTITQAPPYAVAAPPLARQEGKAGPDLPSLPSHALEDEGWAAAAPSPGSARSMGSHTTRDSSSLSSCTSGVLEERSPAFRGPDRARAAVSRQPDKEFSFMDEEEEDEIRV; this is encoded by the coding sequence ATGCCGATCCTCAAGCAACTGGTGTCCAGCTCGGTGCACTCCAAGCGCCGTTCCCGAGTGGACCTCACGGCCGAAATGATCAGCGCCCCACTGGGCGACTTCCGCCACACCATGCACGTTGGCCGGGCCGGAGATGCCTTTGGGGACACCTCCTTCCTCAACAGCAAGGCTGGCGAGCCCGACGGCGAGTCCTTGGATGAACAggcctcctcttcatcttccaaaCGCAGTCTCCTGTCCAGGAAGTTCCGGGGCAGCAAGCGGTCACAGTCAGTGACCAGGGGGGAGCGGGAGCAGCGCGACATGCTGGGATCCCTGCGGGACTCGGCCCTCTTTGTCAAGAATGCCATGTCCCTGCCCCAGCTCAATGAGAAGGAGGCCGCGGAGAAGGGTACCAGTAAGCTGCCCAAGAGTCTGTCATCCAGCCCCGTGAAGAAGGCCAATGGCGGGGAGGGTGGCGACGAGGAGGCGGGCATGGAGGAGGCCGTGCCCCGTCGGAATGGGGCCGCGGGTCCCCATTCCCCTGACCCCCTCCTCGACGAGCAGGCCTTTGGGGATCTGGCAGATCTGCCTGTCGTGCCCAAGGCCACCTATGGGCTGAAGCATGCGGAGTCCATCATGTCCTTCCACATCGACCTGGGGCCCTCCATGCTGGGTGACGTCCTCAGCATCATGGACAAGGAGGAGTGGGACcccgaggaggaggagggtggttACCATGGCGATGAGGGCGCCACTGGCACCATCACCCAGGCTCCCCCGTACGCTGTGGCGGCCCCTCCCCTGGCGAGGCAGGAAGGCAAGGCCGGCCCAGActtgccctccctcccctcccatgctCTGGAGGACGAGGGGTGGGCAGCAGCGGCCCCCAGCCCTGGCTCGGCCCGCAGCATGGGCAGCCACACCACACGAGACAGCAGCTCCCTCTCCAGCTGCACCTCGGGCGTCCTGGAGGAGCGCAGCCCTGCCTTCCGGGGGCCGGACAGGGCCCGGGCTGCTGTCTCGAGACAGCCGGACAAGGAGTTCTCCTTCatggacgaggaggaggaggatgagatcCGCGTGTGA